From Dermochelys coriacea isolate rDerCor1 chromosome 15, rDerCor1.pri.v4, whole genome shotgun sequence, a single genomic window includes:
- the TMEM211 gene encoding transmembrane protein 211, producing MVTASWAGHPAAGAAPLQRELASVLLGLARRPHAIGLPGPRGVVQGWAHSGAALGLRSLVIAAVLLFGDWMLLAFGTVLTLSWISIAQGLCQRRIICRTSANSLIGTILGLLIFPCSLHSAFANEIDEIPHPILGNISLAGWDYTVAILDVVPPCLLPVIGRYNLNESSLFLYCYRKYNSSRRR from the exons ATGGTGACCGCGAGCTGGGCGGGGCACCCGGCGGCGGGGGCAGCGCCGCTGCAGCGGGAGCTCGCGTCGGTTCTGCTGGGGCTCGCTCGCCGCCCCCACGCCATAGGCCTGCCTGGCCCACGGGGAGTTGTACAGGGCTGGGCCCACAGCGGGGCTGCCCTGGGGCTCCGGAGCCTGGTG ATTGCAGCTGTATTGCTTTTTGGAGATTGGATGCTGCTAGCATTTGGAACAGTTCTTACCTTGTCTTGGATTTCTATAGCTCAGGGACTTTGCCAGAGGAGGATCATCTGCAGAACATCTGCAAACAGCT TGATTGGCACAATCTTGGGACTGCTAATTTTTCCATGTAGTTTGCATTCTGCATTCGCTAATGAAATTGATGAAATTCCCCATCCAATCCTGGGAAACATAAGCTTGGCTGGCTGGGACTACACAGTGGCTATCCTGGATGTCGTTCCACCATGTTTGCTGCCAGTCATCGGCAGATACAACTTAAATGAGTCAAGTCTTTTTCTCTACTGCTACAGAAAGTATAATTCTAGTAGGAGAAGATGA